One Panicum virgatum strain AP13 chromosome 3N, P.virgatum_v5, whole genome shotgun sequence DNA segment encodes these proteins:
- the LOC120664619 gene encoding eukaryotic translation initiation factor 3 subunit D-like, which yields MGFDVGVVPSHPDGWGPPDVPAIPQSLGGGASVPFAPFSRSDKLGRIADWTRNPAGPAAFAAASRDSVFDFTSADDSLVAGAEDSSFRLVDAKPPPRQPRFGPKWRFNQRPQLPQRQDEEVEARRRLAEKERARRDRHFQNNRSHHHPGFRGNQSSSSAKPSVDIQPDWTMREQIPFANFTKLSFSVADQPEDLLLCGAVEFYDRAYDRVNPKAPRRLERFKSRNFFKVTTTDDPVIRRLAEEDKATVFATDAILAALMCTPRSIQSWDIVVQRVGNKLFFDKRDGSQLDLLTVNETAQEQLPENKEDINSAHSLAVEATYINQNFSQQVLHREGEKVTFDEPNPFASEGEEAASVGYRYRRWKLDDEISLVARCEVHAVNADPSGGRQFLTLNALNEFDPKITGVDWRQKLETQRGAVLATELKNNANKLARWTAQALLSGADMMKLGYVSRVHPRDHYNHSVLTVMGYKPRDFAAQINLNTANMWGIVKSIVDICMRFEEGKYVFVKDPAKPQVRIYEVPSDAFENDYVEEPLPEEEQVRPLADVDATAQEMDAAAEAEANGALVANGGEGDKGAEATAA from the coding sequence ATGGGCTTCGACGTGGGCGTCGTCCCTTCCCACCCCGACGGCTGGGGCCCTCCTGACGTGCCTGCGATTCCGCAgtccctgggcggcggcgcctccgtcCCCTTCGCGCCCTTCTCCCGCTCTGACAAGCTGGGACGCATCGCCGACTGGACGCGCAACCCCGCTGGccccgccgccttcgccgcggCTTCCCGCGACTCCGTCTTCGACTTCACCTCCGCCGACGACTCGCTCGTCGCCGGGGCCGAGGACTCCTCTTTCCGCCTCGTCGacgccaagccgccgccgcgccagccgCGGTTCGGCCCCAAGTGGCGCTTCAACCAGCGCCCGCAGCTCCCGCAGCGCCAggacgaggaggtggaggcgcgcCGCCGCTTGGCCGAGAAGGAGCGCGCCCGCCGGGACCGCCACTTCCAGAACAACCGCTCACACCACCACCCTGGCTTCCGGGGCAACCAGTCCTCGTCGTCggccaagccctccgtcgacaTCCAGCCCGACTGGACCATGCGTGAGCAGATCCCCTTCGCCAACTTCACCAAGCTCTCCTTCTCCGTCGCCGACCAGCCCGAGGACCTCCTCCTCTGCGGCGCTGTCGAGTTCTACGACCGCGCCTATGACCGCGTCAACCCCAAGGCCCCGCGCCGTCTCGAGCGGTTCAAGTCCCGCAACTTCTTCAAGGTCACCACCACCGACGATCCTGTCatccgccgcctcgccgaggAGGACAAAGCCACGGTGTTCGCCACTGATGCCATCCTCGCCGCGCTCATGTGCACGCCCCGCAGCATCCAATCATGGGACATTGTCGTCCAGCGCGTGGGCAACAAGCTCTTCTTTGACAAGCGTGATGGTTCCCAGCTTGACCTGCTCACAGTCAATGAGACTGCACAGGAGCAGCTCCCTGAGAACAAGGAGGACATCAACTCAGCGCACTCACTCGCTGTTGAGGCCACCTACATCAACCAGAACTTCTCACAGCAGGTGTTGCACCGTGAAGGTGAGAAGGTTACCTTTGATGAGCCTAACCCGTTTGCTTCTGAGGGTGAGGAGGCAGCATCTGTTGGCTACCGCTATCGCCGCTGGAAGCTGGATGATGAGATCAGCCTTGTTGCTCGTTGTGAGGTGCATGCTGTCAATGCTGATCCAAGTGGTGGTCGTCAGTTCCTTACTCTCAATGCTCTCAATGAGTTTGATCCTAAGATTACAGGTGTTGACTGGAGGCAGAAGCTTGAGACCCAGCGTGGTGCTGTCCTTGCTACAGAGCTCAAGAACAATGCGAACAAACTTGCTCGCTGGACTGCCCAGGCTTTGCTTTCTGGTGCTGACATGATGAAGTTGGGCTATGTTTCACGGGTGCATCCACGTGATCACTACAACCATTCTGTACTCACTGTAATGGGGTACAAGCCAAGGGATTTTGCTGCACAGATCAATCTCAATACTGCTAACATGTGGGGAATCGTCAAGTCAATTGTGGACATTTGCATGAGGTTTGAAGAGGGCAAGTATGTGTTTGTGAAAGATCCAGCAAAGCCACAGGTTAGGATCTATGAGGTGCCCTCTGATGCGTTCGAGAACGATTATGTTGAAGAGCCACTTCCAGAGGAGGAGCAGGTTCGCCCGCTTGCTGATGTTGATGCCACTGCACAAGAAATGGATGCAGCTGCTGAGGCAGAGGCCAACGGTGCATTGGTTGCTAACGGTGGTGAGGGTGACAAGGGTGCAGAGGCTACTGCTGCTTGA
- the LOC120664620 gene encoding cold-regulated 413 inner membrane protein 1, chloroplastic-like gives MSISMRLAIPAPAAATVAPPRLRVRVAGNGGSLPAARVALRTETAALRGCASLPLKPQPLGAGQPSRRRGAAAVCHSSAHLSARTMQWISAGASAVLLLAKGTAINKSFLVPFFALQAPCSIISWIKGDYGQWTAFLALLVRLFFFIPGELELPLSTMLLVSVAPYQLMNLRGTQGGAVLSLAIAGFLAFQHFTRVGGLGKAFEQGSVIATLAIICITIIPLMLLF, from the exons ATGTCCATCTCGATGCGCCTCGCgatcccggcgccggcggccgcgaccgtggcgccgccgcggctgagGGTGCGGGTGGCCGGGAACGGGGGCTCTCTTCccgccgcgcgcgtcgcccTGCGGACGGAGACGGCCGCGCTCAG GGGATGCGCCTCGCTGCCCCTGAAGCCGCAGCCTCTGGGCGCGGGccagccgagccgccgccggggggCGGCCGCCGTGTGCCACTCGTCGGCGCACCTGAGCGCGCGGACGATGCAGTGGATCTCCGCCGGGGCCAGCGC AGTGCTATTGCTTGCTAAAGGAACAGCCATAAACAAATCTTTCCTTGTGCCATTTTTCGCTTTGCAAGCACCTTGCAGCATAATCTCGTGGATCAA GGGTGATTATGGCCAATGGACTGCTTTTCTTGCTCTTTTGGTGCgcttgttcttcttcattcCAG gtgaaCTTGAGCTTCCGCTGTCAACAATGCTGCTAGTGAGCGTTGCTCCTTACCAATTAATGAATCTGAG GGGAACTCAAGGTGGTGCAGTTCTGTCATTGGCCATAGCTGGGTTTCTCGCTTTTCAACACTTCACCAGGGTGGGAGGTCTAGGCAAAGCCTTTGAGCAGGGATCGGTCATTGCGACCTTGGCCATTATCTGCATCACAATCATCCCCTTGATGCTGCTATTCTGA
- the LOC120664622 gene encoding uncharacterized protein LOC120664622, whose amino-acid sequence MKTFDPWPVFFRREWKRNWPFLTGFAITGFLITKMTANFTEEDLKNSKFVQEHKKH is encoded by the coding sequence ATGAAGACGTTCGACCCGTGGCCGGTGTTCTTCCGCCGGGAGTGGAAGCGCAACTGGCCCTTCCTCACCGGATTCGCCATCACCGGATTCCTCATCACCAAGATGACGGCCAACTTCACCGAGGAGGACCTCAAGAACTCCAAGTTCGTCCAGGAGCACAAGAAGCACTGA
- the LOC120664621 gene encoding uncharacterized protein LOC120664621, which yields MSEKPSDAATGDVRPEDIVSDEKVEGSDQNERDGMPSPQQEEAAIKKKYGGIMPRKTPLISKDHERAYFDSADWALGKQGGNHQKPKGPLEALRPKLQPTQQQTRSRRFLGESADNEESVHSPTEDVNSPTEDAGQNQDNAEGKGKE from the exons ATGTCGGAGAAACCATCTGATGCTGCAACTGGTGATGTGAGGCCTGAAGATATTGTTTCTGATGAGAAAGTGGAAGGTTCTGATCAGAATGAAAGAGATGGTATGCCTTCGCCGCAACAAGAG GAAGCAGCGATCAAGAAAAAGTACGGAGGAATAATGCCCAGAAAGACACCACTTATTTCCAAG GACCATGAGCGAGCATACTTTGATTCTGCTGATTGGGCTTTGGGGAAG CAAGGAGGAAATCATCAAAAACCTAAAGGACCGCTCGAAGCGCTTCGACCAAAATTACAG CCTACTCAACAACAAACTCGTTCACGTCGATTTCTTGGTGAATCTGCTGACAACGAAG AGAGTGTCCATTCACCTACTGAGGATGTCAATTCACCTACTGAGGATGCAGGCCAGAACCAGGATAACGCTGAAGGCAAGGGCAAGGAATGA